Proteins co-encoded in one Klebsiella michiganensis genomic window:
- a CDS encoding 6-phospho-beta-glucosidase — MAETVFPKGFLWGGAIAANQAEGAYQAGGKGLSTVDMIPHGDNRFGVKLGVEKRFVLRDDEFYPSHEAIDFYHRYKEDIALMAEMGFTVFRTSIAWSRIFPKGDETTPNPEGIAFYRDLFAECQKYNIEPLVTLCHFDVPMHLVQEYGSWRNRKMVAFFSHYARTCFEAFDGLVKYWLTFNEINIMLHSPFSGAGLVFEEGDNKEQVMYQAAHHELVASALVTKIAHEVNPANQVGCMLAGGNFYPYSCKPEDVWAALEKDRENLFFIDVQARGAYPAYAARMFREKGVEIVTEPGDDEILKNTVDFVSFSYYASRCASADMNEGNTNPANIIKSLKNPHITFSQWGWGIDPLGLRITMNMMYDRYQKPLFLVENGLGAKDEVNADGEINDDYRIGYLREHIKAMGEAIEDGIPVMGYTSWGCIDLVSASTGEMSKRYGFVYVDRDDQGQGTLARTPKKSFYWYKKVIASNGGDLA, encoded by the coding sequence ATGGCTGAGACAGTTTTTCCAAAAGGATTTTTATGGGGCGGCGCAATTGCGGCTAATCAGGCAGAAGGTGCGTATCAGGCCGGCGGCAAGGGGCTAAGCACCGTCGATATGATCCCGCATGGTGACAACCGCTTTGGAGTAAAACTCGGCGTGGAAAAGCGGTTTGTGCTGCGGGACGATGAGTTTTACCCCAGCCACGAGGCCATAGATTTTTACCATCGCTATAAAGAGGACATCGCGCTGATGGCCGAAATGGGGTTCACCGTTTTCCGAACCTCTATTGCGTGGAGCCGTATTTTCCCCAAAGGGGATGAAACGACGCCTAACCCGGAAGGGATCGCGTTCTATCGTGACCTGTTTGCCGAGTGCCAGAAATACAACATCGAACCGCTGGTGACGCTCTGCCATTTCGATGTGCCAATGCACCTGGTCCAGGAATACGGTTCCTGGCGTAACCGTAAAATGGTGGCGTTTTTCAGCCACTACGCGCGAACCTGTTTTGAGGCGTTCGACGGTCTGGTGAAATATTGGCTGACCTTCAATGAAATCAATATTATGTTGCACAGCCCGTTCTCCGGCGCCGGGCTGGTCTTTGAAGAAGGGGATAACAAAGAGCAGGTGATGTATCAGGCCGCGCACCACGAGCTGGTTGCTAGCGCGCTGGTCACCAAAATTGCTCATGAAGTTAACCCGGCAAATCAGGTCGGCTGTATGCTGGCCGGCGGCAATTTCTATCCGTACAGCTGCAAGCCTGAGGACGTTTGGGCGGCGCTGGAGAAAGACCGTGAGAACCTGTTCTTTATTGACGTGCAGGCGCGCGGGGCTTATCCGGCTTATGCGGCGCGGATGTTTCGTGAGAAAGGGGTTGAAATTGTCACCGAGCCCGGTGACGACGAGATCCTGAAGAACACCGTCGATTTTGTCTCCTTCAGCTATTACGCCTCACGCTGTGCTTCGGCCGACATGAATGAAGGCAATACCAACCCGGCGAATATCATTAAATCGCTCAAAAATCCGCACATAACCTTCAGCCAGTGGGGCTGGGGCATCGACCCGCTTGGCCTGCGCATTACCATGAACATGATGTACGACCGCTACCAGAAGCCGCTGTTCCTGGTTGAAAACGGGCTGGGCGCGAAGGATGAGGTCAACGCCGACGGGGAAATCAATGATGACTATAGGATAGGCTACCTGCGGGAACACATTAAAGCGATGGGCGAGGCGATTGAGGACGGTATTCCGGTTATGGGCTACACCTCCTGGGGCTGCATTGATCTTGTTTCAGCTTCAACCGGCGAGATGAGCAAACGCTACGGTTTTGTGTATGTCGATCGTGATGATCAAGGGCAGGGGACGCTGGCGCGCACGCCGAAGAAGTCGTTCTACTGGTATAAGAAGGTGATTGCCAGCAACGGCGGGGATCTGGCGTAA
- a CDS encoding PTS system cellobiose/arbutin/salicin-specific transporter subunits IIBC (phosphoenolpyruvate-dependent sugar phosphotransferase system; catalyzes the phosphorylation of incoming sugar substrates concomitant with their translocation across the cell membrane; IIB is phosphorylated by IIA and then transfers the phosphoryl group to the sugar; IIC forms the translocation channel): MANKYEAVSRQIIEALGGAENVVAVTHCMTRLRFVLQDDAGVDSARLKAISGVLGVVKNDQQCQVIIGNTVSQAYAEVLKHLPEGTGGRPQTAAKGKLTLKRIGAGILDALIGTMSPLIPAIIGGSMVKLLAMILAMTGLFETTSSTLIILNLIGDGAFFFLPVMVAASAAVKFKTNMSLAIAIAGVLVHPAFIDLMAKASQGQAVDFMGVPVTAVKYTYTVIPALVMTWLLSYIEQWIDRITPAVTKNFLKPMLIVLVSAPIAILLIGPLGIWIGSGISSLVYTVHGYLGWLSVAIMGAIWPLLVMTGMHRVFTPTIIQTIAETGKEGMVMPSEIGANLSLGGSSLAVAWRTKNPELRQTALAAAASAIVAGISEPALYGVAVRLKRPLIACLISGFICGAVAGIGGLASHSMASPGLFTSVQFFDPANPMSIVWVVAVMILAVVLSFITTLILGFEDIPVEEAKAKEQGGGAEFVRQDNAVKTL, encoded by the coding sequence ATGGCTAACAAGTACGAGGCAGTATCCCGACAGATTATTGAGGCTTTAGGCGGCGCGGAAAACGTAGTGGCGGTAACCCATTGCATGACGCGTTTGCGCTTTGTATTACAGGATGATGCAGGCGTCGATAGCGCCCGACTGAAGGCAATTTCCGGCGTGCTGGGCGTGGTTAAAAATGACCAGCAGTGCCAGGTCATTATTGGTAACACGGTGTCTCAGGCCTACGCTGAAGTACTGAAACATCTCCCCGAAGGAACAGGGGGCAGGCCGCAGACGGCGGCAAAAGGCAAACTGACCCTGAAGCGCATCGGGGCGGGTATTCTGGATGCGTTGATTGGCACTATGTCGCCGCTTATCCCGGCCATCATCGGCGGCTCGATGGTGAAGCTGCTGGCGATGATCCTCGCGATGACCGGGTTATTTGAAACAACCTCCTCGACGCTGATTATTCTTAACCTCATCGGTGACGGCGCTTTCTTCTTCCTGCCGGTGATGGTGGCAGCCTCTGCTGCCGTGAAATTTAAAACCAACATGTCGCTGGCGATTGCTATCGCCGGGGTGCTGGTGCATCCGGCCTTTATTGACCTGATGGCCAAGGCGTCTCAGGGGCAGGCGGTTGATTTTATGGGCGTGCCCGTTACCGCCGTGAAATACACCTATACCGTTATTCCGGCGCTGGTGATGACCTGGCTGCTGTCGTATATCGAACAGTGGATTGATCGCATCACGCCTGCGGTGACGAAAAACTTCCTCAAGCCGATGCTTATCGTGCTGGTTTCCGCGCCGATAGCGATTTTGCTGATTGGGCCATTAGGCATTTGGATAGGCAGCGGGATTTCTTCCCTGGTTTACACCGTGCACGGTTACCTGGGCTGGCTTTCCGTCGCCATCATGGGGGCTATCTGGCCGCTGCTGGTGATGACCGGGATGCACCGCGTGTTTACGCCGACAATTATCCAGACCATCGCCGAAACCGGCAAAGAAGGCATGGTTATGCCGTCGGAAATTGGCGCTAACCTGTCTCTCGGGGGGTCATCTTTGGCCGTCGCCTGGCGGACAAAGAATCCGGAACTGCGTCAGACGGCGCTCGCCGCTGCCGCGTCGGCAATCGTGGCCGGTATTTCAGAACCTGCGCTTTACGGCGTAGCGGTGCGGCTGAAACGCCCGTTGATCGCCTGCCTTATCAGCGGTTTTATTTGCGGTGCCGTCGCCGGTATTGGCGGGCTTGCCAGCCATTCCATGGCCTCACCGGGGCTTTTCACCAGCGTGCAGTTCTTCGACCCCGCCAACCCGATGAGCATCGTTTGGGTTGTGGCGGTGATGATTCTGGCCGTGGTGCTCTCGTTTATTACTACGCTTATTCTCGGGTTTGAAGATATTCCCGTTGAGGAGGCTAAAGCCAAAGAGCAGGGCGGCGGCGCAGAATTTGTACGACAAGATAATGCAGTAAAAACACTTTAA
- a CDS encoding transcriptional regulator yields the protein MSTMQEVAKKAGVSKATVSRVLSGKGYVSEATKTQVYQAIQETGYRPNLLARNLATSKSGYIGLVVTNTLYSGNYFSELLSQAALKLEASGRQLILVDGKHSAQEEQAAVQFLLDLHCDAVIIYPRFLSVDEMDALIEQHKQPIMVMNRKLRKHQSHCICCDHKGSSFKATRYLIDQGHRDIAFITGVLDSPTARERLSGYREALEQAGLRVRDELIATGKWTPASGSAAVESLLSAKLNFSALVASNDDMAIGAISRLGQAGLSVPGDVSVIGFDNIPTGAFLSPPLSSVKEPVSEMIHEVINRLTAMLDGGYFSRDNLYSSEMIVRSSVAKGPHFQQK from the coding sequence ATGTCGACAATGCAGGAAGTAGCGAAAAAAGCAGGCGTATCGAAGGCGACCGTTTCGCGCGTGTTGTCTGGTAAAGGCTACGTGAGCGAGGCCACTAAAACGCAGGTGTACCAGGCCATACAGGAAACGGGGTATCGCCCCAATTTGCTGGCCCGTAATCTGGCCACCAGCAAGTCAGGCTATATTGGACTGGTGGTGACCAACACGCTGTACAGCGGGAACTATTTTAGCGAACTGCTTTCCCAGGCCGCGCTAAAGCTGGAAGCCAGCGGGCGCCAACTGATTCTGGTCGACGGCAAACATAGCGCCCAGGAAGAGCAGGCCGCCGTGCAGTTCCTGCTCGATTTGCACTGTGACGCGGTGATCATTTACCCGCGTTTTTTAAGCGTGGATGAGATGGACGCGCTGATTGAGCAGCACAAGCAGCCGATCATGGTAATGAATCGTAAGCTGCGCAAACACCAGAGCCACTGCATTTGCTGCGACCACAAAGGCTCCAGCTTTAAGGCCACCCGCTACCTGATTGACCAGGGCCACCGGGATATCGCCTTTATTACCGGCGTCCTCGACTCTCCCACGGCCAGAGAGCGCCTGTCTGGCTACCGGGAAGCACTGGAGCAGGCAGGACTACGGGTAAGGGACGAACTGATTGCCACCGGAAAATGGACGCCGGCCAGCGGTTCTGCCGCAGTCGAAAGCCTGCTCAGTGCGAAACTGAACTTCAGCGCCCTGGTTGCCAGTAATGATGATATGGCTATCGGCGCTATCAGCAGGCTCGGTCAGGCCGGTCTGTCGGTGCCGGGCGATGTGTCCGTTATCGGCTTTGATAATATCCCGACCGGGGCTTTTCTCTCCCCGCCGCTGTCGAGCGTGAAGGAGCCGGTGAGTGAGATGATTCATGAAGTGATTAACCGCCTGACGGCGATGCTGGACGGCGGCTATTTCTCAAGAGATAACCTGTACAGTTCTGAGATGATTGTGCGGAGTTCTGTGGCAAAAGGGCCTCATTTTCAGCAAAAATAA
- a CDS encoding MFS transporter: MSSPNEQALEQGAETVSLSRSGLLKALFALGMGGFAIGTGEFVIMGLLPDAANGLHVSIPSAGHLISIYALGVVVGAPLLAVLGARMARRDFLIALMAMFAVGNLLSAFAPGYYSMMLARFLAGFPHGTFFGVAALLAASLVERSKRAQAVSMVLLGLTIANLLGVPAVAAIGQLFGWRSAFAIVGGLAVLTLILVRAWVPWRAGDKDASPLRELTALTRKQVLLTLAIGAIGSGGMFSVFSYVKPTMLELAHQSVGMIPVILSMFGLGMIVGNIVGGRLADRGLEKTVRLLLIWAILVLSAYVYTSHYPWLGAVTVMLVGTMVSLSSVLQIRLMDVAGDAQTMAAAMNHSAFNIANALGAWLGGVTISAGFGWESTGWVGAILAVFGLLIHTWAVVDAKKRPPLAH, encoded by the coding sequence ATGTCATCACCTAATGAACAAGCCCTTGAACAAGGGGCTGAGACAGTTTCCCTGTCGCGATCGGGGCTGCTGAAAGCGCTGTTTGCGCTCGGCATGGGCGGTTTCGCCATCGGTACCGGCGAGTTCGTCATCATGGGATTGCTGCCCGATGCCGCAAACGGGCTGCACGTCTCGATCCCCTCCGCGGGCCACCTGATCAGCATTTATGCGCTGGGCGTGGTGGTCGGGGCTCCGCTGCTGGCGGTGCTGGGCGCCCGCATGGCGCGGCGTGATTTTCTGATTGCCCTGATGGCGATGTTTGCCGTTGGTAACCTGCTGAGCGCTTTTGCGCCAGGGTACTACTCCATGATGCTGGCGCGCTTCCTGGCCGGTTTCCCGCATGGCACCTTCTTCGGCGTAGCGGCTCTGCTGGCCGCAAGCCTCGTTGAACGCTCGAAGCGCGCGCAGGCGGTGTCGATGGTGCTGCTGGGCCTGACGATAGCCAACTTGCTCGGCGTGCCTGCGGTGGCGGCCATTGGGCAACTGTTCGGCTGGCGCAGCGCGTTTGCCATCGTCGGTGGCCTGGCGGTATTGACGCTGATTCTGGTTCGGGCCTGGGTGCCGTGGCGGGCCGGAGATAAAGACGCCAGCCCGCTGCGTGAGCTGACCGCCCTGACGCGTAAGCAGGTGCTGCTGACGCTGGCTATTGGCGCTATTGGCAGCGGCGGAATGTTCTCCGTCTTCAGCTACGTGAAGCCCACCATGCTGGAGCTGGCGCATCAGTCGGTGGGGATGATCCCGGTGATCCTGTCGATGTTCGGTCTGGGTATGATTGTCGGCAATATCGTAGGGGGTCGGCTGGCAGATCGCGGGCTGGAGAAAACCGTCCGCCTGCTGCTGATTTGGGCGATCCTGGTACTCAGTGCCTATGTTTACACCTCACATTATCCGTGGCTGGGCGCTGTCACCGTGATGCTGGTGGGCACGATGGTGTCGCTTTCTTCGGTGCTGCAAATCCGCCTGATGGACGTCGCCGGAGATGCACAAACTATGGCGGCGGCGATGAATCATTCGGCGTTTAACATCGCCAACGCGTTAGGCGCCTGGCTTGGCGGGGTGACTATTTCCGCGGGCTTTGGCTGGGAGTCCACCGGCTGGGTGGGCGCAATTCTGGCGGTCTTCGGCCTGCTGATCCACACCTGGGCGGTGGTTGACGCCAAAAAACGTCCCCCGTTAGCACATTGA
- a CDS encoding general stress protein, producing MAIETIHIAGISEPVSRIGLGTWAIGGSMWGGSNDEQSIATLHAALECGINLIDTAPVYGFGHSEEVVGKALVGRRDKAIIATKVALDWDDAGRVTRNSTPQRIRQEIEDSLRRLQTDYIDLYQVHWPDDLVAIDETARVLETLHQQGKFRALGVSNYSPAQMDRFRSAAPLATMQPPLNLFERGATETDLLPYAKYHQMVVLAYGAICRGLLSGRMTPETVFGEGDLRSFDPKFQPPRFAQYLAAVETLKAFAAERYGKSVMALALRWVLDAGPTIALWGARRPEQLSGVEDVSGWTLTAEDKHDIDLILDKHISTPLGAEFMAPPHRKTSL from the coding sequence ATGGCAATCGAAACGATTCACATCGCGGGCATCTCTGAGCCGGTCAGCCGTATCGGCCTGGGAACGTGGGCCATTGGCGGCAGTATGTGGGGCGGCAGTAACGACGAGCAATCGATAGCGACGCTGCATGCAGCGCTGGAATGCGGCATCAACCTTATCGACACCGCGCCAGTTTACGGCTTCGGGCACTCAGAAGAGGTAGTGGGCAAAGCGCTGGTCGGTCGTCGGGACAAGGCGATTATTGCCACCAAAGTGGCGCTGGACTGGGACGACGCCGGGCGGGTTACGCGTAATTCCACGCCGCAGCGCATTCGCCAGGAAATTGAAGACTCGCTTCGCCGCCTGCAAACGGATTACATTGACCTCTACCAGGTTCACTGGCCGGACGATTTAGTGGCTATAGACGAAACCGCGCGCGTGCTGGAAACGCTGCATCAGCAGGGGAAATTCCGCGCCCTCGGCGTGAGCAACTATTCGCCAGCACAGATGGACAGATTCCGCAGCGCCGCGCCGTTGGCAACCATGCAGCCGCCGCTCAACCTGTTTGAACGCGGTGCAACCGAAACAGATCTGCTGCCGTATGCGAAATACCACCAGATGGTCGTGCTGGCCTACGGTGCGATTTGCCGTGGCCTGCTGTCCGGCCGCATGACGCCGGAAACTGTGTTTGGTGAAGGTGACCTGCGCAGTTTCGATCCTAAATTCCAGCCGCCGCGCTTTGCACAGTATCTGGCCGCGGTCGAAACGTTGAAAGCGTTTGCCGCAGAGCGTTACGGCAAGAGCGTGATGGCTCTGGCGCTGCGCTGGGTGCTTGATGCCGGGCCTACCATCGCGCTGTGGGGCGCTCGCCGTCCTGAACAATTAAGCGGGGTGGAAGACGTTTCCGGCTGGACATTGACCGCTGAAGATAAACACGACATCGACCTGATATTAGACAAACACATTAGCACCCCGCTGGGGGCCGAATTTATGGCACCTCCGCACCGGAAAACATCGCTTTAG
- a CDS encoding LysR family transcriptional regulator: MPAPVRGELADLNVFLTICRRKSFRLAASELGVSTSALSHTMRGLEERLGVRLLNRTSRSVVPTDAGEALLGHLETGFSHIRMALDELDHYRESPVGRLRINIPRDAAQLLFAPVLAKFMAMYPRLQMEITVDNTLVDIIGSGYDAGIRYGESVPKDMIAMPVTRKLRWIVVASPQYLTNTAHLPLEKPDDLFQHQCIRMRLGNGTLYKWELNRGKEALALDVPGSLILNESEMIIDTALNGFGLAYCLDVRVRPLLESGQLVQAIPEWVCEDEPMVMYYPSRRQLHPGLRRLIEMMREATLY; this comes from the coding sequence ATGCCCGCTCCGGTCCGCGGTGAACTCGCCGATCTCAACGTTTTTTTAACTATCTGTCGCCGCAAAAGCTTCCGCCTGGCGGCCTCTGAGCTGGGTGTGTCTACTTCTGCGCTAAGCCATACTATGCGCGGGCTGGAGGAGAGGCTCGGCGTTCGCCTGTTAAACCGCACCAGCCGTTCCGTGGTACCCACCGACGCCGGTGAAGCGCTGCTTGGGCATCTGGAAACCGGCTTTTCCCATATCCGTATGGCGCTCGATGAGCTGGATCACTACCGCGAGTCCCCGGTCGGGCGATTGCGGATCAACATTCCGCGAGATGCCGCTCAGCTGCTGTTTGCGCCAGTGCTGGCAAAGTTTATGGCTATGTATCCGCGGCTGCAGATGGAGATTACCGTCGATAACACGCTGGTTGATATTATCGGCAGCGGCTATGACGCCGGGATTCGCTACGGGGAGAGCGTCCCCAAAGACATGATTGCGATGCCGGTGACGCGCAAGCTGAGGTGGATAGTGGTTGCCTCACCTCAGTATTTAACCAATACCGCGCACCTCCCGCTGGAAAAACCGGACGATCTCTTCCAGCACCAGTGCATCCGTATGCGACTCGGCAACGGCACGCTGTACAAATGGGAGCTTAACCGGGGCAAAGAGGCGCTGGCACTGGATGTGCCAGGCTCGCTGATTCTCAATGAGAGCGAAATGATCATTGATACCGCCTTAAACGGCTTCGGGCTGGCGTATTGCCTGGATGTGCGAGTGCGCCCTCTGCTGGAAAGCGGGCAACTGGTGCAGGCGATTCCGGAATGGGTTTGTGAAGATGAGCCCATGGTAATGTATTACCCCAGCCGCAGGCAGCTTCATCCCGGCTTAAGAAGGCTTATCGAGATGATGCGTGAGGCCACGCTGTACTAA
- a CDS encoding alpha/beta hydrolase has translation MSRSLLLAMGLTASSLASAYAADVPVPTVGVSKFLSALNSGGGKPIEQLSPQAARQVLIGAQKGATLPAAEVSEKTITVGGKPLTLTIVKPKNASGTLPVFMFFHGGGWVLGDFQTHERLVRDLVVESGAAAVFVNYTPSPEAHFPVAINQAYEATRWVAEHGSEIGVDGSRLALAGNSVGGNMVAAVALQAKAQHTPAIRYQVMLWPVTDARFDTGSYNQFSNGYFLSKNMMKWFWDNYTTNESDRRNILASPLEASREQLKGLPPTLIQTAELDVLRDEGEAFGRKLDAAGVPVTVTRYNGMIHDYGLLNAISGEPTVRTAIAQAAGELRAHLN, from the coding sequence ATGTCACGCTCATTACTACTCGCCATGGGTTTAACCGCTTCCAGCCTTGCCTCTGCTTATGCCGCCGATGTGCCTGTCCCGACGGTTGGCGTGAGTAAATTCCTTTCCGCTTTAAACAGCGGAGGCGGTAAACCCATCGAGCAGCTCTCCCCGCAGGCTGCGCGGCAGGTACTGATCGGCGCCCAGAAAGGGGCAACCCTGCCCGCCGCCGAGGTCTCTGAAAAGACGATTACCGTGGGCGGCAAGCCGCTGACGCTGACCATCGTTAAGCCGAAAAACGCCAGCGGCACGCTGCCGGTGTTTATGTTCTTCCACGGCGGCGGCTGGGTGCTGGGCGACTTCCAGACCCATGAACGCCTGGTGCGTGATTTAGTGGTCGAATCGGGCGCTGCGGCGGTGTTCGTTAACTACACCCCGTCGCCGGAAGCGCACTTCCCTGTCGCCATCAACCAGGCCTATGAAGCCACCCGCTGGGTTGCCGAACACGGCAGCGAAATTGGCGTGGACGGCAGCCGCCTGGCGCTGGCCGGGAACAGCGTGGGTGGGAATATGGTTGCCGCCGTCGCCCTGCAGGCCAAAGCGCAGCATACCCCGGCGATTCGCTACCAGGTCATGCTTTGGCCGGTGACCGACGCGCGCTTTGATACCGGATCTTATAACCAGTTCTCAAACGGCTATTTCCTCAGCAAGAACATGATGAAATGGTTCTGGGATAACTACACCACGAACGAGAGCGACCGCCGCAACATCCTGGCTTCACCGCTGGAGGCCAGCCGCGAGCAGCTGAAAGGCCTGCCGCCAACATTGATTCAGACGGCGGAACTGGACGTGCTGCGCGATGAAGGCGAAGCTTTTGGCCGTAAGCTCGACGCGGCGGGCGTGCCGGTGACAGTGACCCGCTATAACGGCATGATCCACGACTACGGTTTATTGAATGCTATCAGCGGAGAACCCACCGTCCGTACCGCCATTGCGCAGGCCGCAGGGGAACTACGCGCTCATCTGAACTGA
- a CDS encoding GCN5 family acetyltransferase — protein MILRLWQESDRPFLRTLYLQARRKAWPWLDGGAWQLEDFDSATQDERIWVAEENGHRIGFASVWVQDNFLHNLFVSPEYQRTGAGKALLEKVQGEFTGTGSLKCLAKNEHAIEFYRRNGWHIEAPGDGPDGEYYLMHFVLR, from the coding sequence TTGATACTACGACTTTGGCAAGAATCAGATCGTCCCTTCTTACGTACCCTTTATCTTCAAGCTCGCCGTAAGGCCTGGCCCTGGCTCGACGGCGGCGCCTGGCAGCTCGAAGACTTTGACAGCGCGACGCAGGATGAACGCATCTGGGTAGCAGAAGAAAACGGTCACCGTATCGGCTTCGCTTCCGTTTGGGTACAGGATAACTTTTTGCACAACCTGTTCGTCAGCCCGGAATATCAGCGAACGGGGGCGGGAAAGGCGCTTCTGGAGAAAGTACAGGGTGAATTTACCGGCACGGGTTCGCTAAAGTGCCTGGCAAAAAATGAACACGCGATTGAGTTTTATCGGCGTAACGGCTGGCATATTGAAGCACCGGGAGACGGGCCGGACGGGGAATACTATTTAATGCATTTTGTGTTGAGGTAG
- a CDS encoding antiporter — protein sequence MNSQSPSSKSPEQLRAMVAGTLANFQHPTLKHNLTALKALHHVAMLDDTLHVELQMPFAWQSGFDALKETCSSDLLRITGAKAVDWKLSHHIATLKRVKNQPGINGVKNIIAVSSGKGGVGKSTTAVNMALALAAEGAKVGILDADIYGPSIPTMLGAEHERPTSPDGKHMAPIVAHGLATNSIGYLVTDENAMVWRGPMASKALMQMLQETLWPDLDYLVIDMPPGTGDIQLTLAQNIPVTGAMVVTTPQDIALIDARKGIVMFEKVEVPVVGIVENMSIHICSNCGHQEPIFGTGGAEKLAQQYHTTLLGQLPLHITLREDLDAGKPTVINRPESDITTLYRELAGRVAAQLYWNGDVIPSEIAFRAV from the coding sequence ATGAATTCGCAATCCCCGTCCAGCAAGTCCCCGGAACAGCTACGCGCGATGGTCGCCGGGACCCTGGCCAATTTTCAGCACCCTACCTTGAAGCACAATCTTACCGCGTTGAAAGCGCTGCACCATGTGGCCATGCTTGACGACACGCTGCACGTTGAACTGCAGATGCCGTTCGCCTGGCAAAGCGGGTTTGACGCCTTAAAAGAGACATGTAGCTCTGACCTGCTGCGGATAACCGGCGCAAAAGCGGTGGACTGGAAGCTAAGTCATCACATTGCCACGCTGAAACGGGTGAAAAACCAGCCCGGCATTAACGGCGTCAAAAACATCATTGCCGTTAGCTCCGGCAAAGGCGGGGTGGGTAAATCGACCACCGCGGTAAACATGGCGCTGGCGCTGGCGGCCGAAGGGGCCAAAGTCGGTATTCTGGATGCCGATATTTACGGCCCGTCGATCCCCACCATGCTGGGCGCTGAACATGAACGCCCAACGTCGCCGGACGGCAAGCACATGGCGCCAATCGTGGCACACGGCCTGGCGACTAACTCGATTGGCTACCTGGTCACCGACGAAAACGCCATGGTATGGCGTGGCCCGATGGCCAGTAAAGCGCTGATGCAGATGCTGCAGGAAACCCTGTGGCCTGACCTGGATTACCTGGTGATCGATATGCCTCCGGGCACCGGAGACATCCAGCTGACGCTGGCGCAAAACATTCCGGTCACCGGAGCGATGGTCGTGACGACGCCGCAGGACATCGCGCTGATCGACGCCCGTAAAGGGATCGTGATGTTCGAGAAAGTTGAGGTGCCGGTGGTGGGCATAGTTGAGAATATGAGCATTCATATTTGCAGCAACTGCGGCCATCAGGAGCCTATCTTTGGCACGGGCGGCGCCGAAAAATTAGCGCAGCAGTACCACACCACGCTGCTGGGGCAGTTGCCGCTGCACATCACGCTGCGCGAGGACCTGGATGCCGGTAAACCGACGGTGATCAACCGCCCGGAAAGCGATATCACCACGCTGTACCGCGAGCTGGCGGGGCGCGTGGCGGCTCAGCTTTACTGGAATGGCGATGTGATCCCAAGCGAGATCGCCTTCAGAGCGGTGTAA